One window of Helicobacter sp. MIT 99-5507 genomic DNA carries:
- a CDS encoding thioredoxin fold domain-containing protein yields the protein MKQRFNIVFVVLFSLLFVSCNDNKIDSTLISSGSTMDSNARESEKNLDKASYADVADVFLDTNEINFNKDVLIIFGKNNCNYCDSLKDIIKKDENLKQVIKDNFNPYYVNTSYLKIHSINFNDRQSKVNTSDIAQLFAVDFTPSIVFLSKNGDVKYLFPGFTPKFKDLVLDVVRKDNAMGQYEDLNKKIHNL from the coding sequence ATGAAGCAAAGATTTAATATTGTTTTTGTAGTATTATTTAGTTTATTGTTTGTATCTTGCAATGATAATAAAATAGATTCTACTTTGATATCAAGTGGTTCTACGATGGATTCTAATGCAAGAGAATCAGAAAAAAATCTCGATAAAGCAAGTTATGCCGATGTAGCAGATGTATTTTTGGATACAAATGAAATTAATTTCAATAAAGATGTTTTAATCATCTTTGGTAAAAATAATTGCAATTATTGTGATAGTCTAAAAGATATCATCAAAAAAGATGAGAATCTAAAACAAGTAATAAAAGATAATTTTAATCCATACTATGTAAATACTAGCTATCTAAAAATACATTCAATCAATTTTAATGATAGACAAAGCAAGGTAAATACAAGCGATATTGCTCAGCTATTTGCAGTTGATTTTACGCCATCAATTGTATTTTTAAGTAAAAATGGCGATGTGAAATATTTGTTTCCAGGATTTACGCCAAAATTCAAAGATTTAGTATTAGATGTAGTTAGAAAAGATAATGCTATGGGTCAATATGAAGATTTGAATAAAAAAATACATAATTTATAA
- the hemH gene encoding ferrochelatase — protein sequence MSNININTNEAVVLLNMGGPNNLFEVETFLKNMFNDPLILTIKNSFIRKFTANMIVNSRLEKAKSNYKQIGSKSPLVEITFNLTKVLQELDNTRFYTYAMRYTPPYNDLVIKDLMDRNITKVTLFSMYPQYSNTTTLSSVREFMRCARELDFKAKINVVESYPTYIGFIESCIEKIKECEVDYSDYVLLLSAHSIPKQMVHNGDPYKNEIEKSAAALEERLIKEGINFKDIAVCYQSKIGPVKWLEPTTIDTIKEYKDYNIMIYPLAFSIDNSETIYELEIENRELANKLGIKNYIVCKCPNDSLTFAKSIIDLINLKGKSIDEAKI from the coding sequence TTGAGTAATATAAATATTAATACAAATGAGGCGGTAGTCCTACTAAATATGGGTGGTCCAAATAATTTATTTGAAGTTGAAACTTTTTTAAAAAATATGTTTAATGATCCACTCATTTTAACTATCAAAAATTCTTTTATACGTAAATTTACTGCAAATATGATTGTAAATTCAAGATTAGAAAAAGCAAAGAGCAATTACAAGCAGATAGGTTCTAAATCACCTTTAGTTGAGATTACATTTAATTTGACAAAAGTTTTACAAGAATTAGATAATACTAGATTCTATACTTATGCTATGCGATATACTCCTCCATATAATGATTTGGTAATAAAAGATTTGATGGATAGAAATATTACAAAAGTTACGCTTTTTTCTATGTATCCACAATATTCAAATACAACTACACTTTCTTCTGTAAGGGAATTTATGCGTTGTGCAAGAGAGTTAGATTTTAAAGCAAAGATAAATGTGGTTGAAAGCTACCCAACTTATATTGGTTTTATAGAATCTTGCATAGAAAAAATAAAAGAATGTGAAGTAGATTATAGCGATTATGTTTTGTTATTATCAGCTCATTCGATTCCAAAACAAATGGTGCATAATGGCGACCCATACAAAAATGAAATAGAAAAAAGTGCAGCTGCTTTGGAAGAGAGATTGATTAAAGAAGGTATAAACTTTAAAGATATAGCAGTTTGTTATCAATCAAAAATAGGACCAGTAAAATGGCTAGAACCAACTACGATTGATACTATTAAAGAATATAAAGATTATAATATCATGATTTATCCACTTGCCTTTAGCATAGATAATTCAGAAACGATATATGAACTTGAGATTGAAAATAGAGAGTTAGCTAATAAACTTGGAATAAAAAATTATATCGTTTGCAAATGTCCAAATGATTCTCTCACTTTTGCTAAGAGTATTATTGATTTAATTAATTTAAAAGGAAAAAGTATCGATGAAGCAAAGATTTAA
- a CDS encoding RsmE family RNA methyltransferase — MQFLYHKDSGEKNIILDNQAFHHVFNVRRQKDSILILANMLDSKLYSYKILQVGKKQATLELIDSKSIKQNSPKTHIIQAIIDMNEFSKTLPYLNELFVEKITFFYSDFSQRNEKINIEKLHKILLNSSMQCGRLSIMKIEIMKNLNEVLNIYRDSIALDFNDNRINIKNHNSFIIGAEGGFSKNERELLKDRLFGIDNPLIMRAKTASIFVAANKI, encoded by the coding sequence TTGCAATTTTTATATCATAAAGATTCTGGAGAAAAAAATATAATCTTAGATAATCAAGCATTCCATCATGTATTCAATGTAAGGCGACAAAAAGATTCTATTTTGATATTAGCAAATATGTTAGATTCTAAGCTTTATAGTTACAAAATATTACAAGTAGGAAAAAAGCAAGCAACTCTAGAGCTAATAGATTCTAAATCTATAAAACAAAATAGCCCAAAAACACATATCATTCAAGCAATAATTGATATGAATGAATTTAGCAAAACCCTTCCATATCTAAATGAATTATTTGTAGAAAAAATTACATTTTTTTATAGTGATTTTAGCCAGAGAAATGAAAAAATAAATATCGAAAAATTACATAAGATTCTACTAAATTCATCAATGCAATGCGGAAGATTGAGTATTATGAAAATAGAAATAATGAAAAATTTAAACGAAGTATTAAATATTTATAGAGATTCTATAGCACTAGATTTTAATGATAATAGAATTAATATAAAAAATCATAATAGCTTTATTATTGGAGCTGAAGGTGGATTTAGTAAAAACGAGAGAGAATTGCTAAAAGATAGGCTATTTGGAATAGACAATCCTTTGATAATGCGTGCAAAAACAGCTTCTATATTTGTTGCAGCAAATAAAATCTAG
- the murA gene encoding UDP-N-acetylglucosamine 1-carboxyvinyltransferase: MDYLRIKHSDNLYGSVKISGAKNSALPLIAATILSKNDVVLENLPNVVDVKVLIKLLTMLGASSKDINENSVSINTNNINNTQVVYDMVRKMRASILLLGPLLARFRKCQVSLPGGCAIGARPVDLHIKAMGNMGADIHITNGYINASAPKGLKGSNIIFDKITVTGTENVIMAAALAKGTTIITNPAKEPEIIQLCDVLRQAGVEISGQGSNEIVIVGSDGELLDFKNIEIIPDRIEAGTYLCAGAITNSSITINNVIPKHLEAITNKLKEIGFGIEVDSSSITILKARELSGFEITTSEYPGFPTDMQAQFMALATQCNGVSTIKERLFENRFMHVNELQRLGANISLLGNVANISGRSNLIGADVMATDLRASSALILAALIASGETRIHRIYHLDRGYEKIEQKLSTIGVKIERLKGDKI, translated from the coding sequence GTGGATTATTTAAGAATCAAACATAGTGATAATTTATATGGTAGTGTTAAAATTAGTGGTGCGAAAAATTCGGCATTGCCACTAATTGCTGCAACAATTTTGTCAAAAAATGATGTAGTATTAGAGAATCTGCCAAATGTTGTAGATGTAAAAGTTCTTATAAAATTGCTTACTATGCTTGGTGCAAGCAGTAAAGATATAAATGAAAATAGTGTTAGCATTAATACAAATAATATAAATAATACACAAGTTGTATATGATATGGTGCGTAAAATGCGTGCTTCTATATTGCTTCTTGGACCTCTTCTTGCTAGATTTAGAAAATGTCAAGTCAGCCTTCCGGGCGGATGTGCAATCGGGGCTAGACCTGTTGATTTGCATATTAAGGCTATGGGAAATATGGGTGCTGATATTCACATCACAAATGGATATATCAATGCAAGTGCGCCAAAAGGGCTAAAAGGAAGCAATATCATTTTTGATAAGATAACAGTAACTGGCACTGAAAATGTGATAATGGCAGCAGCTCTTGCAAAAGGCACAACAATAATAACAAATCCTGCAAAAGAACCAGAAATTATTCAATTATGTGATGTTTTAAGACAAGCAGGAGTTGAGATTAGTGGGCAAGGTAGCAATGAAATTGTGATTGTTGGAAGTGATGGCGAGCTTTTGGATTTTAAAAATATAGAAATCATACCAGATAGAATCGAGGCAGGCACTTATCTTTGTGCCGGTGCTATCACAAATTCTAGTATCACGATAAATAATGTCATACCAAAACATCTTGAGGCGATTACAAACAAACTAAAAGAAATAGGTTTTGGCATAGAAGTAGATTCTAGTAGTATTACGATTTTAAAAGCACGAGAGCTTAGTGGATTTGAAATCACTACAAGCGAATATCCTGGATTCCCAACTGATATGCAAGCACAATTTATGGCTTTGGCTACGCAATGCAATGGTGTAAGCACGATAAAAGAGAGATTATTTGAAAATCGTTTTATGCATGTAAATGAATTACAAAGACTTGGGGCAAATATATCGCTACTTGGCAATGTTGCAAATATTAGCGGTAGAAGCAATCTAATAGGTGCTGATGTGATGGCGACAGATCTTCGTGCTAGCAGTGCTTTGATCCTTGCAGCACTTATTGCAAGTGGAGAAACAAGGATTCATAGAATCTATCATCTTGATAGAGGTTATGAAAAAATAGAACAAAAGCTATCAACAATTGGTGTAAAAATAGAGCGTCTAAAAGGTGATAAAATCTAG
- the galU gene encoding UTP--glucose-1-phosphate uridylyltransferase GalU yields the protein MIKKCLFPAAGYGTRFLPATKAIPKEMLPINSKPLIQYGVEEALEASCDTMAIVTGRGKRAIEDHFDVSYELEHQLKSAKKEHLLRETIDVINNCSFTYIRQKEMKGLGHAILTGQKLIGNEAFGVILADDLCINDSGKNVLAQMAEIYNRFQCSIVAIQEVESSDLDKYGVIDGVCIEDSIYEIKSMIEKPEPKEAPSNLAVIGRYILTPDIFEILKYTMPDKRGEIQITDALNRAAKSTRVLAYKFKGIRYDCGSNEGFIKANVDLYNKMKD from the coding sequence ATGATTAAAAAATGTTTATTTCCAGCAGCTGGATATGGCACTAGATTTCTTCCTGCAACAAAAGCTATTCCAAAAGAAATGCTACCTATAAATTCAAAGCCACTTATTCAATATGGTGTTGAAGAGGCACTAGAGGCATCTTGTGATACTATGGCAATTGTAACAGGGCGAGGAAAAAGAGCTATTGAAGATCATTTTGATGTGAGTTATGAACTAGAACATCAATTAAAAAGTGCAAAAAAAGAGCATTTACTGCGTGAAACTATTGATGTGATAAATAATTGTTCATTCACATATATTCGTCAAAAAGAGATGAAAGGTTTAGGACATGCAATATTGACAGGTCAAAAGCTAATTGGTAATGAAGCATTTGGTGTCATTTTAGCGGATGATTTGTGTATAAATGATTCTGGGAAAAATGTGCTTGCTCAAATGGCTGAGATTTATAATCGCTTTCAATGCTCTATTGTTGCAATACAAGAAGTAGAATCTAGTGATTTAGATAAATATGGCGTGATTGATGGCGTTTGTATAGAAGATTCTATATATGAGATTAAAAGCATGATAGAAAAGCCAGAGCCAAAAGAAGCACCAAGTAATCTTGCTGTAATTGGTAGATATATTTTAACTCCAGATATTTTTGAGATTCTAAAATATACAATGCCAGATAAAAGAGGCGAGATTCAAATAACAGATGCCCTAAATAGAGCTGCTAAAAGCACAAGAGTTTTAGCATATAAATTCAAAGGTATTCGATATGATTGCGGTAGTAATGAAGGATTTATCAAAGCAAATGTAGATTTGTATAATAAAATGAAAGATTAG
- a CDS encoding ATP-binding protein produces the protein MIRKIDTNWKIYNAFIWRGDYFHPIKEFNSFELSNLIGIDEQKEILLRNTESFLNNNNGLNVLLYGPRGCGKSTLARAVFTHFLDYGLKIIQVSTRDIDSLPLLIDAMREQPYKFIVFCDDLSFEQGDLSYQALKVVLDGSIEKIPNNIIFYATSNRKHIMAEYQSDNLNTTIINGELHFSDAVEERISLSDRFGLSIPFYKINAEEYLRIIGIYLKEDLSEELKVKALSYATQKGQRSGRVAYDFFRAIKIGLIK, from the coding sequence ATGATTAGAAAAATTGATACCAATTGGAAAATATATAATGCTTTTATTTGGCGCGGGGATTATTTTCATCCAATAAAAGAGTTTAATTCATTTGAATTATCTAACTTAATAGGCATTGATGAACAAAAAGAAATACTATTAAGAAATACAGAATCTTTTTTAAATAATAATAATGGCTTAAATGTATTGCTATATGGTCCTAGAGGATGTGGGAAAAGCACTCTTGCAAGAGCTGTATTTACTCATTTTTTAGATTATGGTCTAAAAATCATTCAAGTATCAACTAGAGATATAGATTCTCTTCCATTACTCATAGATGCAATGAGAGAACAGCCATATAAATTTATTGTTTTTTGTGATGATTTGAGTTTTGAACAAGGCGATTTATCATATCAAGCACTAAAAGTCGTGCTTGATGGCTCAATTGAGAAGATTCCAAATAATATTATTTTTTATGCTACATCAAATAGAAAACATATAATGGCTGAATATCAAAGTGATAATTTAAATACTACTATTATAAATGGAGAATTACATTTTTCTGATGCAGTTGAAGAGAGGATTTCACTAAGCGATAGGTTTGGACTTAGTATTCCATTTTATAAGATTAATGCAGAAGAATATTTGCGTATAATTGGCATTTATCTAAAAGAAGATTTAAGCGAAGAATTAAAAGTAAAAGCCTTATCATATGCTACGCAAAAAGGTCAAAGAAGCGGCAGGGTTGCTTATGATTTTTTTAGAGCAATAAAAATTGGTTTAATAAAATAA
- a CDS encoding AAA family ATPase produces the protein MKKIDDNLHKVINNAFTLAQELGHNIITTEHIFLSLLDDTNANNFIKNLGGDTDELHMQTLNYLHTFIQKSIELQKPIYTAPLENIFSTMINLSNSANKPLVDIYDLLIAITYDKKAYSTMLLESQNIQRVDILESITNMDKDKGNQIDKANNPLELYTRELVSLAKSGKIDPVIGRDEEIKRVCEVLCRRKKNNPLLVGEPGVGKTAIAEGIALNIANNDVINEMKDCKIYALDLGALLAGTKYRGDFEKRIKDILNTLENINNAIIFIDEIHTIVGAGSTSGGSIDVSNLLKPALANGTLRCIGATTHSEFRNHFDKDKALSRRFAKINVDEPSNEDAIKILSSLSPIYEKFHNVSYSKEAIESCVVLSNKFINDRFLPDKAIDLLDEAGAYFKIYGKTKSKKEKSKKIKINRADIEFLVSKNTKLPLSQNLDEKVLLKSLKKRLQSRIFGQSEAIESLYKSLLKNKAGLGNANKPIGVFLFTGASGVGKSELAKELALNLNINFLRFDMSEYAESHTISRLIGAPAGYVGFEQGGLLVESIRKTPHCVLLLDEIEKAHESIYNLLLQVFDNATLTDNSGNKADFRNVIIIMTSNITAKNLPTLGFGMDKNSSHDKSIKDLFSPELKNRIDCICHFNNLDDNCLKLIIKKQIQDLNSQLKNVTLQLNANVYDYLLSLNFDRSLGAREIARLLDIHIKTPLSELLLFGNLKDNAKIQVSCKDNKLDFRHF, from the coding sequence GTGAAAAAAATAGATGATAATTTGCATAAAGTGATAAATAATGCATTTACTTTAGCGCAAGAATTAGGACACAATATAATCACAACAGAGCATATTTTTTTATCATTATTAGATGATACTAATGCAAATAATTTTATAAAAAATTTAGGTGGTGATACAGATGAACTTCATATGCAAACATTAAATTATTTACATACTTTTATACAAAAGTCAATCGAACTTCAAAAACCTATATATACAGCACCTTTAGAAAATATTTTTTCTACAATGATAAATCTATCAAATAGCGCAAATAAACCTTTGGTTGATATTTATGATTTACTTATTGCAATTACATATGATAAAAAAGCATATAGCACTATGTTATTAGAATCTCAAAATATTCAAAGAGTAGATATTTTAGAATCTATAACAAATATGGATAAAGACAAGGGAAATCAAATAGATAAAGCAAATAATCCATTAGAGCTATATACTAGAGAGCTTGTTAGTCTTGCAAAAAGTGGCAAAATAGATCCTGTTATTGGTAGAGATGAAGAGATAAAGCGAGTTTGTGAAGTATTATGTAGAAGAAAGAAAAATAATCCCCTTTTAGTTGGTGAGCCAGGCGTTGGTAAAACTGCTATTGCAGAAGGGATTGCCTTAAATATCGCAAATAATGATGTGATAAATGAGATGAAAGATTGCAAGATTTATGCGCTTGATTTAGGCGCTCTTCTTGCAGGGACAAAATATAGAGGTGATTTTGAAAAGCGAATAAAAGATATTTTAAATACATTAGAAAATATTAACAATGCTATTATCTTTATTGATGAGATTCATACGATTGTTGGGGCGGGCAGCACAAGTGGAGGAAGCATTGATGTTTCAAACTTATTAAAGCCAGCACTTGCAAATGGCACACTTAGATGTATTGGTGCTACAACTCATAGCGAATTTAGAAATCATTTTGATAAAGACAAAGCTCTTTCTCGTCGTTTTGCAAAGATTAATGTAGATGAGCCAAGCAATGAAGATGCAATCAAAATATTATCATCACTCTCCCCAATTTATGAAAAATTTCACAATGTTTCATATAGCAAAGAGGCAATAGAATCTTGTGTTGTTTTATCAAATAAATTTATAAATGATAGATTCTTGCCCGATAAAGCTATTGATTTGTTGGATGAAGCTGGCGCTTATTTTAAAATCTATGGCAAAACAAAATCCAAAAAAGAAAAATCTAAAAAAATAAAAATCAATAGAGCTGATATTGAATTTTTAGTATCAAAAAATACAAAATTACCGCTATCACAGAATCTAGATGAAAAAGTATTGTTAAAATCACTAAAAAAACGTTTGCAAAGTAGAATCTTTGGACAAAGCGAAGCAATAGAATCTTTGTATAAAAGCCTGCTAAAGAATAAAGCAGGACTTGGAAATGCAAATAAACCAATCGGTGTATTTTTATTTACAGGTGCAAGTGGTGTAGGAAAAAGTGAGCTAGCAAAAGAATTAGCACTAAATCTAAATATCAATTTTTTACGATTTGATATGAGTGAATATGCAGAATCTCATACTATTTCTAGGCTTATTGGCGCTCCAGCAGGATATGTTGGCTTTGAACAAGGTGGGTTATTAGTAGAATCTATTCGTAAAACTCCACATTGTGTATTGCTTTTAGATGAAATAGAAAAAGCCCATGAGAGTATTTATAATCTACTTCTTCAAGTATTTGATAACGCTACATTGACTGATAATAGCGGCAATAAGGCTGATTTTAGAAATGTGATTATTATAATGACTTCAAATATCACAGCAAAAAATCTTCCAACTCTTGGTTTTGGTATGGATAAAAATTCTTCACATGATAAGTCTATAAAAGATTTATTTTCACCGGAGCTAAAAAATCGAATTGATTGTATTTGTCATTTCAATAATTTAGATGATAATTGTTTGAAACTAATCATCAAAAAACAAATACAAGATTTAAATTCACAGCTAAAAAATGTAACACTTCAACTTAATGCAAATGTGTATGATTATTTGCTCTCACTTAATTTTGACAGAAGTTTGGGTGCAAGAGAGATTGCAAGATTGCTTGATATTCATATCAAAACCCCACTTAGTGAGTTATTGTTATTTGGGAATCTAAAAGATAATGCAAAAATACAGGTATCTTGCAAAGATAATAAATTAGATTTTAGACACTTTTAA
- a CDS encoding ATP-dependent Clp protease adaptor ClpS: MHDYKSEVDTRLVLPKMSKVVMLNDDYTTQDFVVSVLKDVFDKNTSEATNIMLEIHNNGRGICGIYTYDIAQTKANIAIQKSRQAGFPLRIIVEEE; the protein is encoded by the coding sequence ATGCATGATTACAAAAGCGAAGTTGATACTAGATTAGTCTTACCAAAAATGTCAAAAGTCGTGATGTTAAATGACGATTACACAACCCAAGATTTTGTTGTATCTGTATTAAAAGATGTGTTTGATAAAAATACAAGCGAAGCGACAAATATTATGCTTGAGATTCATAATAATGGCAGAGGAATATGTGGAATCTATACATATGATATAGCACAAACAAAAGCAAATATCGCTATACAAAAATCTAGGCAAGCTGGATTCCCACTAAGAATAATAGTAGAGGAAGAGTAG
- the lysA gene encoding diaminopimelate decarboxylase: MTQDSIIQLAQKYKTPLYIYDFDGIKDRVLEFKQAFKARKSLLCYALKANSNLSLLSFLAKLDCGADCVSINEVKKAILAGIPKYKIIYSGVGKNDDDIKEALDSDILFINVESKMELLRIESIAKAMNKHARISIRVNPDVDAKTHPYISTGLRENKFGVDMESAKAMYIYANNSKHLNPIGIHFHIGSQLLDSTPIMQSMEKIVDLVFLLLALKIDLKFIDIGGGIGIKYENEETIDLYSYAQGILKALNGLDLSIIVEPGRYIVGNNGILVSKVIYEKYNKGKRFCIIDAAMNDLLRPSLYNAKHGITHISIDSKSLEIPPILSEKNDFIDKADIVGPICESGDYLAKDIILPPTKSGDLIVIQSAGAYGFSMSSNYNSRTKCAEVALIEGKEKLICKRESFEDLIAKEKPYLGDNDEF; the protein is encoded by the coding sequence ATTACACAGGATTCTATTATACAACTTGCACAAAAATACAAAACTCCGCTATATATTTATGATTTTGATGGAATAAAAGATAGAGTATTGGAATTTAAACAAGCATTTAAAGCTAGAAAATCTTTACTTTGTTATGCACTAAAAGCAAATTCAAATCTATCATTGCTATCATTTTTAGCAAAACTAGATTGTGGTGCGGATTGTGTATCTATAAATGAAGTAAAAAAAGCAATTCTTGCTGGAATCCCAAAATACAAGATTATTTATAGCGGAGTTGGAAAAAATGATGATGATATAAAAGAAGCCCTAGATTCTGATATATTGTTTATAAATGTAGAATCTAAGATGGAATTATTAAGGATAGAATCTATTGCAAAAGCGATGAATAAACATGCAAGAATTAGCATTAGAGTAAATCCCGATGTAGATGCAAAAACTCACCCTTACATATCAACAGGATTAAGAGAAAATAAATTTGGCGTAGATATGGAGAGTGCAAAAGCTATGTATATATACGCAAATAATTCAAAACATCTAAATCCAATAGGCATACACTTTCATATAGGCAGTCAGCTATTAGATTCTACTCCAATCATGCAAAGTATGGAAAAAATAGTGGATTTAGTATTTCTTTTGTTAGCATTAAAGATTGATTTAAAATTCATCGATATAGGTGGCGGAATAGGCATAAAATATGAAAATGAAGAGACAATAGATTTATATTCTTATGCACAAGGAATCTTAAAAGCACTAAATGGACTTGATCTAAGTATCATTGTAGAACCAGGGCGATATATAGTAGGAAATAATGGAATCTTAGTATCAAAAGTAATCTATGAAAAATACAATAAAGGCAAGAGATTCTGCATTATTGATGCAGCTATGAATGACTTGCTTCGACCTTCGCTTTATAATGCAAAACATGGCATAACTCACATAAGCATAGATAGCAAATCTTTAGAAATTCCACCAATATTGAGTGAAAAAAATGATTTTATAGATAAAGCTGATATTGTTGGACCAATTTGTGAGAGTGGCGATTATCTAGCAAAAGATATTATTTTACCACCTACAAAAAGTGGAGATTTGATAGTGATACAATCTGCTGGAGCATATGGTTTTAGTATGTCAAGTAATTACAATTCAAGAACAAAATGTGCTGAAGTAGCTTTGATTGAAGGTAAAGAAAAGCTGATTTGTAAAAGAGAGAGCTTTGAGGATTTAATCGCGAAAGAAAAGCCTTATTTGGGAGATAATGATGAATTTTAA
- a CDS encoding bifunctional chorismate mutase/prephenate dehydratase produces MNFKELRKKIDKIDDEILNLLDKRMGIVKEIGQLKLKSNVAIYHPKREKEIIYRLIGQNKTNITQKGIEAIYQEIFATSRFLELPQRVAFLGPIGSFTHQVAVEKFGKLSEYISSNNIESIFKSVANGSVKYGVIPIENNSNGIVGESLDYLAKYDVKIVAEANLSIHHSFASNEKLISNIKKVFSKDIAFGQCRDFLNNYSLQNVELIPLDSTAKAAKTASITPNSAAICSNIAAKICNLPIMFENIEDSSENTTRFFIISDFKTNSTNNDKTSLCAFINNSDKPGTLAKLLYEFNKKNINLIKLESRPLHKNKGFSFWFYIEFEGHIDDCNIKEIFELKKNKLKWLGSYTKDKLKD; encoded by the coding sequence ATGAATTTTAAAGAGCTAAGAAAAAAGATTGATAAAATCGATGATGAAATACTAAATCTTCTTGATAAAAGAATGGGAATCGTAAAAGAAATAGGACAATTAAAACTAAAATCAAATGTAGCAATCTATCACCCAAAAAGAGAAAAAGAAATAATCTATCGATTAATAGGGCAAAACAAAACAAATATCACACAAAAAGGAATTGAGGCAATCTATCAAGAAATATTTGCAACAAGCAGATTCTTAGAATTGCCACAAAGAGTTGCATTTTTGGGACCTATTGGGAGTTTTACACATCAAGTTGCAGTAGAAAAATTTGGCAAATTAAGCGAATACATATCAAGCAACAATATAGAATCCATCTTTAAATCTGTAGCAAATGGTAGCGTAAAATACGGCGTAATTCCTATCGAAAATAATAGCAATGGAATTGTAGGCGAAAGTCTTGATTATCTAGCAAAATATGATGTAAAAATCGTAGCAGAAGCAAATCTCTCTATCCATCATAGTTTTGCTTCAAATGAAAAATTAATATCAAATATCAAAAAAGTATTTTCAAAAGATATTGCATTTGGGCAATGTAGAGATTTTTTGAATAATTACTCACTTCAAAATGTAGAATTAATTCCTCTAGATTCTACTGCAAAAGCTGCAAAAACAGCCTCTATTACACCAAATAGTGCTGCAATATGCTCAAATATCGCTGCAAAAATATGCAATCTACCAATAATGTTTGAAAATATCGAAGATAGCAGTGAAAATACAACTAGATTTTTTATCATTAGTGATTTTAAGACAAATTCTACAAATAATGATAAAACTTCGCTATGTGCATTTATAAACAATTCAGATAAGCCAGGAACGCTAGCAAAACTACTTTATGAATTTAATAAAAAAAATATAAATTTAATAAAGCTAGAATCTCGTCCTTTGCATAAAAATAAAGGGTTTAGCTTTTGGTTTTATATAGAATTTGAAGGGCATATTGATGATTGCAATATAAAAGAAATCTTTGAACTTAAGAAAAATAAATTAAAATGGCTAGGAAGTTATACAAAAGATAAATTAAAGGATTAG
- a CDS encoding pyridoxine 5'-phosphate synthase: protein MRLGVNIDHIATLREARKINYPDPLEAIFIVKNAGADQITLHLREDRRHINDDDVRKIIESHQIKINIESSTNKQIIDYLISLKPHSITLVPENRMEVTTEGGLKITDNIKEVVKKIKDSGIKTSLFIDACDDEIQKAKECNTDAIELHTGLFSNLYLILNTNLNLTCNKLDIKNPLQKYQEILKNINDCAKFAKNLGLEVYAGHGLNYQNVGEIVKIDEITELNIGHSIIARAVFCGLENAIKEMLALIKK from the coding sequence TTGAGATTAGGTGTAAATATAGATCATATAGCAACTTTAAGAGAAGCAAGAAAGATAAATTATCCAGATCCTCTTGAGGCGATATTTATCGTAAAAAATGCAGGGGCAGACCAAATCACTTTGCATTTAAGAGAAGATAGAAGACATATAAATGATGATGATGTGCGAAAAATCATAGAATCTCATCAAATAAAAATAAATATAGAATCTAGCACAAATAAACAAATCATTGATTATTTAATTAGTCTAAAACCTCATTCAATCACATTAGTGCCAGAAAATAGAATGGAAGTCACCACAGAAGGTGGATTGAAAATCACAGATAACATAAAAGAAGTAGTAAAAAAAATAAAAGATAGTGGTATTAAAACTTCGCTTTTTATTGATGCTTGCGATGATGAAATACAAAAAGCAAAAGAATGCAACACTGATGCTATCGAGCTACATACAGGGCTTTTTAGTAATCTTTATTTGATACTAAATACAAATCTAAATCTTACTTGCAATAAATTAGATATAAAAAACCCGCTTCAAAAATATCAAGAGATTCTAAAAAATATAAATGATTGTGCAAAATTTGCAAAAAATCTAGGGCTTGAAGTGTATGCAGGGCATGGACTAAACTATCAAAATGTAGGCGAGATTGTAAAAATAGATGAAATCACAGAGTTAAATATTGGGCATAGCATCATTGCAAGAGCAGTATTTTGCGGACTTGAAAATGCAATAAAAGAAATGCTAGCTTTAATAAAAAAATGA